One Streptomyces sp. RPA4-2 genomic window carries:
- a CDS encoding antitoxin, with the protein MGIFDRFKDHAKSKGKDMSDTAERDVNEKTGNKYTGQVDDAQQRIEGTTGLEGDRPGRPDRPDQR; encoded by the coding sequence ATGGGCATCTTCGACAGATTCAAGGACCACGCGAAGTCCAAGGGCAAGGACATGTCCGACACCGCGGAACGGGACGTCAACGAGAAGACGGGCAACAAGTACACCGGCCAGGTGGACGACGCCCAGCAGCGGATCGAGGGCACGACGGGTCTGGAGGGTGACCGCCCCGGCCGTCCTGACCGACCCGACCAGCGCTAG
- a CDS encoding SUKH-3 domain-containing protein, with protein sequence MHADRTSTTRFSVPVDAALRSAGWQPGRWDIKQAEYWADALREHESPAGHRHAVFPAAVEAWAEFGGLRVVPSGPGRQLAPTALHLDPLHGLHMARTLGDLGRALDAEVCPLGEESDSRALLAIDSEGRVYALDHTGDWYLGPDIDTALTTLVSGIEPARLTAG encoded by the coding sequence ATGCACGCCGACCGCACCTCCACCACACGCTTCTCCGTCCCCGTGGACGCCGCGCTCCGCTCCGCGGGGTGGCAGCCCGGACGCTGGGACATAAAGCAGGCCGAGTACTGGGCCGACGCGCTGCGGGAGCACGAGTCGCCCGCCGGGCACCGGCACGCCGTGTTCCCGGCCGCGGTGGAGGCGTGGGCGGAGTTCGGCGGTCTGCGGGTCGTGCCGTCCGGGCCCGGTCGGCAGCTCGCGCCGACCGCGCTCCACCTCGACCCGTTGCACGGGCTGCACATGGCGCGCACCCTTGGTGACCTCGGGCGGGCGCTGGATGCCGAGGTGTGTCCGCTGGGGGAGGAGTCCGACTCGCGGGCGCTGCTCGCCATCGACAGTGAGGGGCGGGTCTACGCGCTCGATCACACCGGGGACTGGTATCTCGGGCCGGACATCGACACGGCCCTGACGACCCTCGTCTCCGGCATCGAGCCGGCTCGGCTGACCGCCGGCTGA
- a CDS encoding MFS transporter gives MQGERNPVDQGDTETRAAGAVRPGAPPGRRGAVVAALMLSMALAALDSTIVSTAVPQIVGDLGGFSAFSWLFSGYLLAVTVTLPVYGKLSDTFGRKPVLITGAVVFLLGSLLCATAWNMAALIVFRVVQGLGGGALQGTVQTLAADLYPLKERPKIQARLSTVWATSAVAGPGLGGVLAAYADWRWIFLINLPIGALALWLVVRHLHEPARESSGRARIDWAGALAVFACGGVLLTALVQGGVAWDWLSVPSLSLFGTGFALIGAVVVIERRAAEPIIPGWVWRRRTIAAVNLALGALGLLMVAPSVFLPTYAQAVLGLAPVTAGFVLSVWTLSWPVSAALSQHMYRRIGFRNTAMAGIGAAALILLAFPFLPYPGAPWQPTLLMLLLGGALGLFQLPLIIGVQSTVGWAERGTTTASVLFCRQTGQTVGATLFGAIANGVLAARLGGAGDLDAVTRALASGAPDERLRHAVADAVHAVYLGAACAAVLAFLVLLFVAPRRFPVLDNPAD, from the coding sequence ATGCAGGGGGAAAGGAATCCCGTGGACCAGGGGGACACCGAGACACGCGCCGCGGGGGCCGTACGTCCGGGGGCTCCCCCCGGACGCAGGGGCGCGGTCGTCGCGGCGCTCATGCTCTCCATGGCGCTCGCCGCGCTGGACTCCACCATCGTGTCGACCGCCGTACCGCAGATCGTCGGCGACCTCGGCGGCTTCTCGGCCTTCTCCTGGCTGTTCTCCGGCTATCTGCTCGCGGTGACGGTCACGCTGCCGGTGTACGGCAAGCTGTCGGACACCTTCGGCCGCAAGCCGGTGCTGATCACGGGAGCCGTCGTCTTCCTCCTCGGCTCCCTGCTCTGCGCCACCGCCTGGAACATGGCCGCGCTCATCGTCTTCCGCGTCGTCCAGGGCCTGGGCGGCGGCGCGCTCCAGGGCACGGTGCAGACGCTCGCCGCCGACCTCTACCCGCTCAAGGAGCGCCCGAAGATCCAGGCCAGGCTGTCCACGGTGTGGGCGACTTCGGCGGTCGCGGGCCCGGGGCTAGGCGGTGTGCTCGCCGCGTACGCGGACTGGCGCTGGATCTTCCTCATCAACCTGCCGATCGGCGCGCTCGCCCTGTGGCTGGTCGTCCGTCATCTGCACGAGCCGGCCCGGGAGTCCTCCGGGCGTGCGCGCATCGACTGGGCGGGCGCGCTCGCCGTCTTCGCCTGCGGCGGCGTCCTGCTGACGGCGCTGGTGCAGGGCGGGGTGGCCTGGGACTGGCTGTCGGTCCCCTCGCTCTCCCTGTTCGGTACGGGATTCGCGCTGATCGGGGCCGTCGTGGTGATCGAGCGCCGGGCGGCCGAGCCGATCATCCCCGGGTGGGTGTGGCGGCGCCGCACGATCGCCGCGGTGAATCTGGCGCTGGGCGCGCTGGGGCTGCTCATGGTCGCCCCCTCGGTGTTCCTGCCCACGTACGCGCAGGCGGTCCTCGGGCTGGCCCCGGTCACCGCCGGATTCGTGCTGTCCGTATGGACGTTGAGCTGGCCGGTGTCCGCGGCGCTCAGCCAGCACATGTACCGGCGGATCGGTTTCCGCAACACCGCGATGGCCGGCATCGGCGCGGCGGCCCTGATCCTGCTGGCCTTCCCGTTCCTCCCCTATCCGGGCGCGCCCTGGCAGCCGACCCTGCTGATGCTGCTGCTGGGAGGCGCCCTCGGCCTCTTCCAGCTCCCTCTGATCATCGGGGTCCAGTCCACCGTCGGCTGGGCCGAACGCGGCACGACCACCGCGTCCGTCCTCTTCTGCCGTCAGACCGGCCAGACCGTCGGCGCGACCCTGTTCGGGGCGATCGCCAACGGGGTGCTGGCCGCGCGGCTCGGCGGGGCCGGGGACCTGGACGCGGTGACGCGGGCGCTGGCCTCGGGCGCGCCGGACGAGCGGTTGCGGCACGCGGTCGCCGACGCGGTCCACGCCGTGTACCTCGGCGCCGCGTGCGCCGCCGTGCTCGCCTTCCTGGTGCTGCTGTTCGTGGCACCGAGGCGCTTCCCGGTCCTCGACAACCCCGCGGACTGA
- a CDS encoding cation acetate symporter has protein sequence MTGAIERGGIGFSSSAQAMSLVAFTAVTTVTLLLCVMTGPDRDDLDEFYTGYGSLSPMRNGLAIAGDYISAATVLGTGGVIALTGYDGVVLALSTALSLMLLMFLLAEPLRNAGRFTMGDALARRMPGRAVRITACAATIVALLPLMLVQLAGTGDLLAFILGFSGDSLKTGCIVGLGTLMIGYAAIGGMKGTALIQILKIVMLLGSGTVVALLILNRFDWDPGALSRAAADHSGVGTAFLHSGLQFAGGPSPRLDMISSELTVVLGGACLPHVTMRMYTAGSARQVRRSLSWAVPCVALFVLVITVVGFGATALIGRGVIAQADPQGNTAYLLGSRAAFGPDVSTAETLLFTTVTTAIFLTVLASVAGMILACANSLAHDVFAHARLFRGRRLDDELSPRREMLLARLSAFAVGAPAILLATLVQHRSLQPLITLSFCLGASALAPALVYGLFWRRYTRTGLLCTLIGGSLTVLVLMTGTNLVSGSPTSAFPEADFNWFPFTTTGLVSIPLGFAYGWLGTVVSGRRKSEEQRRQYEAVEGWILAGAVRSPGRTGSRGGR, from the coding sequence ATGACCGGGGCGATCGAGAGGGGCGGGATCGGGTTCAGCAGTTCCGCGCAGGCCATGTCGCTGGTGGCGTTCACCGCGGTCACCACGGTCACGCTGCTGCTGTGCGTGATGACCGGGCCGGACCGTGACGACCTCGACGAGTTCTACACGGGGTACGGGTCGCTGTCGCCGATGCGCAACGGCCTCGCCATCGCCGGGGACTACATCTCGGCGGCGACCGTGCTCGGCACCGGCGGGGTCATCGCGCTCACCGGGTACGACGGGGTCGTGCTCGCGCTGAGCACGGCTCTCTCCCTGATGCTGCTGATGTTCCTGCTGGCCGAACCGCTGCGCAACGCGGGCCGGTTCACCATGGGCGACGCGCTCGCGCGGCGGATGCCGGGCCGTGCCGTACGTATCACCGCGTGCGCCGCGACCATCGTCGCCCTGCTGCCGCTGATGCTGGTCCAACTGGCGGGCACCGGCGACCTGCTGGCGTTCATCCTCGGATTCTCCGGCGATTCGCTGAAGACCGGCTGCATCGTCGGACTCGGCACGCTGATGATCGGCTACGCGGCGATCGGGGGCATGAAGGGCACGGCCCTCATCCAGATCCTGAAGATCGTGATGCTGCTCGGCTCGGGCACCGTGGTCGCCCTCCTCATCCTGAACCGCTTCGACTGGGACCCGGGGGCGCTCTCCCGGGCGGCCGCCGACCACAGCGGTGTCGGCACCGCGTTCCTCCACTCCGGTCTGCAGTTCGCCGGCGGCCCCAGCCCCCGCCTCGACATGATCAGTTCGGAGCTGACGGTCGTCCTCGGCGGCGCCTGCCTCCCGCACGTCACCATGCGCATGTACACCGCCGGCAGCGCCCGTCAGGTACGCCGCTCGCTGTCCTGGGCGGTACCGTGCGTGGCCCTCTTCGTCCTGGTCATCACGGTCGTCGGCTTCGGGGCCACGGCGCTGATCGGACGCGGGGTGATCGCGCAGGCCGATCCGCAGGGCAACACGGCGTATCTGCTGGGCTCGCGCGCCGCGTTCGGGCCGGACGTCTCGACGGCCGAGACGCTCCTGTTCACCACCGTCACCACGGCGATCTTCCTGACCGTGCTCGCCTCCGTCGCCGGAATGATCCTGGCCTGCGCCAACTCCCTGGCGCACGACGTGTTCGCGCACGCCCGGCTCTTCCGGGGACGGCGCCTCGACGACGAGCTGTCCCCCCGCCGCGAGATGCTCCTCGCCCGGCTGTCGGCCTTCGCGGTCGGCGCGCCGGCGATCCTGCTGGCCACCCTCGTCCAGCACCGCAGCCTGCAGCCGCTGATCACGCTCTCGTTCTGCCTGGGCGCCTCGGCGCTGGCACCCGCGCTGGTCTACGGACTGTTCTGGCGCCGCTACACCCGAACGGGCCTGCTGTGCACCCTCATCGGGGGTTCGCTGACGGTCCTCGTCCTGATGACCGGCACCAACCTGGTCTCCGGCTCGCCCACCTCCGCGTTCCCCGAGGCCGACTTCAACTGGTTCCCGTTCACCACGACCGGGCTGGTGTCGATCCCCCTGGGCTTCGCGTACGGATGGCTGGGGACCGTGGTCTCGGGCCGCCGGAAGTCGGAGGAGCAGCGCCGGCAGTACGAGGCCGTGGAGGGCTGGATCCTGGCGGGAGCGGTGCGGTCACCGGGCCGTACGGGTTCTCGCGGCGGGCGCTGA
- a CDS encoding ABC transporter permease, with amino-acid sequence MTVLKTSMRNFFAHKGRMALSAVAVLLSVAFVCGTLVFTDTMNATFDKLFAATSSDVTVSPKAAKTDDTPQNGRPESLPASVLTRAEKADGVKYAEGAVSSMNVTVVNSADKNMGSSNGAPTIAGNWTRNDLRSMEITTGHAPRGPTEAMVDADTVKKHHLKLGDELRTIAVTGDFKARIVGIATFKVTNPGAAIVYFDTATAQRELLGATGRFTQINVSAANGVTDAQLKRNVTTTLGADATAKTSYKVQTQKETADENRSGVGSFMNVIKYAMLGFAGIAFLVGIFLIINTFSMLVAQRTREIGLMRAIGSSRKQVNRSVLIEATLLGVFGSVLGVGAGVGLAVGLMKLMSAAGMDLSTRDLTVKATTPAIGLLLGVVVTVLAAYLPARRAGKVSPMAALRDAGTPADGRAGLVRGIIGLVLTGAGAFALYTAAGADKASDGSLVLGAGVVLTLIGFVIIGPLLAGGVVRVISAVLLRFFGPVGRMAERNALRNPRRTGATGAALMIGLALVACLSVVGSSMVASATDELDKTVGTDFIIQGNQRIVPQAAKAIESTPGLSHVTHYRDIEAKLVAPDGSSDGDGVTAADPTYAQDLHRKTTAGDLTAAYGKDSMSVGSDFATEHHVKLGDTVTVAFKGGSTAKLKVAAITDDDVAIDQGARYLSTETMRKYLPADRIPPDQIMFATAKDGQEKTAYAALKKSLAGYPQYEVRDQTDYKQELKDQIGQLLNMVYGLLALAIVVAVLGVVNTLALSVVERTREIGLMRAIGLSRRQLRRMIRLESVVIALFGALLGLGLGMAWGATAQKLLALEGLKVLEIPWGTIIAVFIGSAFVGLFAALIPAFRAGRMNVLNAIATD; translated from the coding sequence ATGACCGTCCTGAAGACCTCGATGCGCAACTTCTTCGCGCACAAGGGGCGGATGGCCCTCTCCGCCGTCGCGGTCCTGCTGTCCGTCGCCTTCGTCTGCGGCACGCTGGTGTTCACCGACACCATGAACGCGACGTTCGACAAGCTGTTCGCCGCGACCTCGTCCGACGTGACGGTGTCGCCGAAGGCCGCCAAGACCGACGACACTCCGCAGAACGGCAGGCCGGAGTCGCTGCCCGCCTCCGTGCTGACCCGGGCCGAGAAGGCCGACGGCGTCAAGTACGCCGAAGGCGCGGTCAGTTCGATGAACGTGACCGTCGTCAACAGCGCCGACAAGAACATGGGCTCCAGCAACGGCGCCCCGACCATCGCGGGCAACTGGACGCGCAACGACCTGCGTTCGATGGAGATCACCACCGGTCACGCCCCGCGCGGGCCGACCGAGGCGATGGTCGACGCCGACACCGTCAAGAAGCACCACCTCAAGCTCGGCGACGAACTGCGCACCATCGCCGTCACCGGTGACTTCAAGGCCCGGATCGTCGGCATCGCCACCTTCAAGGTGACCAACCCCGGTGCCGCCATCGTCTACTTCGACACCGCCACCGCCCAGCGCGAACTGCTCGGCGCCACTGGCCGGTTCACCCAGATCAACGTCTCCGCCGCGAACGGTGTCACCGACGCGCAGCTCAAGCGCAACGTCACCACCACGCTCGGCGCCGACGCCACCGCGAAGACGTCCTACAAGGTGCAGACGCAGAAGGAGACCGCGGACGAGAACCGCTCCGGTGTCGGCTCCTTCATGAACGTCATCAAGTACGCCATGCTCGGCTTCGCCGGCATCGCCTTCCTGGTCGGCATCTTCCTGATCATCAACACCTTCTCGATGCTGGTCGCCCAGCGCACCCGCGAGATCGGCCTGATGCGGGCGATCGGCTCCTCCCGCAAGCAGGTCAACCGGTCCGTGCTCATCGAGGCGACCCTGCTCGGCGTCTTCGGCTCCGTCCTCGGCGTCGGCGCCGGCGTCGGCCTCGCGGTCGGCCTGATGAAACTCATGTCGGCGGCGGGCATGGACCTGTCGACCCGCGATCTGACCGTGAAGGCGACCACGCCGGCCATCGGGCTCCTCCTCGGTGTCGTCGTCACCGTCCTCGCCGCCTATCTGCCCGCCCGCCGGGCCGGCAAGGTCTCCCCGATGGCCGCGCTCCGCGACGCCGGGACCCCCGCGGACGGCAGGGCCGGTCTCGTCCGCGGCATCATCGGCCTGGTCCTCACCGGCGCAGGAGCCTTCGCGCTCTACACGGCGGCCGGCGCGGACAAGGCGAGCGACGGATCGCTGGTGCTGGGCGCCGGTGTCGTCCTGACCCTGATCGGGTTCGTCATCATCGGCCCGCTGCTCGCCGGCGGTGTGGTCCGGGTCATCAGCGCGGTGCTGCTGCGCTTCTTCGGCCCGGTCGGCCGGATGGCGGAGCGCAACGCCCTGCGCAACCCGCGCCGTACCGGCGCCACCGGCGCGGCCCTCATGATCGGCCTCGCGCTGGTCGCCTGCCTCTCCGTGGTCGGCTCCTCCATGGTCGCCTCCGCGACCGACGAACTCGACAAGACCGTCGGGACCGACTTCATCATTCAGGGCAACCAGCGGATCGTGCCGCAGGCGGCGAAGGCCATCGAGTCCACGCCCGGTCTGTCGCACGTCACGCACTACCGGGACATCGAGGCGAAACTCGTCGCCCCCGACGGTTCCTCCGACGGCGACGGCGTCACGGCCGCCGACCCCACCTACGCGCAGGACCTGCACCGCAAGACGACGGCCGGTGACCTGACCGCCGCCTACGGCAAGGACTCCATGTCCGTCGGTTCCGACTTCGCCACCGAGCACCACGTCAAGCTCGGGGACACCGTGACCGTCGCCTTCAAGGGCGGCAGCACCGCGAAGCTCAAGGTCGCCGCGATCACCGACGACGACGTGGCCATCGACCAGGGCGCGCGCTACCTCAGCACCGAGACCATGCGGAAGTACCTCCCGGCCGACCGGATCCCGCCGGACCAGATCATGTTCGCCACCGCCAAGGACGGCCAGGAGAAGACCGCCTACGCGGCCCTCAAGAAGTCGCTGGCCGGCTACCCGCAGTACGAGGTCCGTGACCAGACCGACTACAAGCAGGAACTGAAGGACCAGATCGGCCAGCTCCTGAACATGGTCTACGGCCTGCTCGCCCTCGCGATCGTCGTGGCGGTCCTCGGCGTGGTCAACACGCTGGCCCTGTCGGTGGTGGAGCGGACGCGCGAGATCGGCCTGATGCGGGCCATCGGTCTCTCCCGCCGCCAGCTGCGCCGCATGATCCGCCTGGAGTCGGTCGTCATCGCCCTCTTCGGAGCCCTGCTGGGCCTCGGCCTGGGCATGGCCTGGGGAGCGACGGCCCAGAAGCTGCTGGCCCTGGAGGGCCTGAAGGTCCTGGAGATCCCCTGGGGCACCATCATCGCGGTCTTCATCGGCTCGGCGTTCGTGGGCCTGTTCGCCGCCCTGATCCCGGCGTTCCGGGCAGGCCGGATGAACGTACTGAACGCGATCGCGACCGACTGA
- a CDS encoding SMI1/KNR4 family protein, with translation MTTGRLGQQAAPPNAAYAGQVVHFPDPVRAARHPRGVRVDAHGYPDFSAYARAAAEIAEPPEGFGVDELRLTDYVSANAALAATGHELWDTIPPVATPHGWTWHHVAGTRRLELVPVEVKALLRHHGGIATTNVDHSKRGTRPLQETRPAHFGLPKSSVAVTEQQVLAVEEDLGYRLPGAYRSFLKAAGGCAPMGAVLDAELGLLLDQPFFTVREEAAVNDLVYINKCLRDHLTKDYLCVGFVQGGLLAVKVKGDAIGSVWFCAYDDARDQDAWPPPERVQRLLLSCGADFDQFLSRLAGNPPELETVANLMVDGGFAHAVPVSSVSSVGE, from the coding sequence ATGACGACAGGTCGGCTCGGGCAGCAAGCCGCGCCGCCGAACGCGGCCTACGCCGGGCAGGTCGTGCACTTCCCGGATCCCGTCCGGGCCGCTCGACACCCCAGAGGTGTACGGGTCGACGCGCACGGCTACCCCGACTTCTCGGCGTACGCGCGTGCCGCCGCGGAGATCGCCGAACCCCCGGAGGGCTTCGGCGTCGACGAACTGCGCCTGACGGACTACGTGTCCGCGAACGCGGCGCTCGCCGCGACCGGACACGAACTGTGGGACACGATCCCGCCCGTGGCCACGCCGCACGGCTGGACGTGGCATCACGTGGCCGGTACCAGGCGGCTGGAGCTCGTCCCCGTCGAGGTGAAGGCGCTGCTGCGGCACCACGGTGGCATCGCGACCACGAACGTCGACCACAGCAAGCGCGGGACGCGGCCGTTGCAGGAGACGCGGCCCGCGCACTTCGGACTGCCGAAGTCCTCGGTGGCGGTGACGGAGCAGCAGGTGCTGGCGGTCGAGGAGGATCTCGGGTACCGGCTGCCGGGCGCCTACCGCTCCTTCCTGAAGGCGGCGGGCGGCTGCGCGCCGATGGGTGCCGTGCTCGACGCGGAACTCGGACTCCTGCTCGACCAGCCCTTCTTCACGGTGCGCGAAGAGGCCGCGGTCAACGACCTCGTCTACATCAACAAGTGCCTGCGCGACCATCTGACCAAGGACTACCTGTGCGTCGGGTTCGTGCAGGGCGGCCTGCTCGCCGTCAAGGTGAAGGGCGACGCGATCGGGTCGGTGTGGTTCTGCGCCTACGACGACGCCCGCGACCAGGACGCGTGGCCGCCGCCCGAGCGGGTGCAGCGGCTGCTGCTGTCCTGCGGCGCCGACTTCGACCAGTTCCTGTCCCGGCTCGCGGGCAATCCGCCGGAGCTGGAGACGGTGGCGAACCTGATGGTGGACGGCGGCTTCGCGCACGCCGTTCCCGTCTCTTCCGTGTCTTCGGTGGGGGAGTGA
- a CDS encoding ABC transporter ATP-binding protein — translation MTSAVTIPRHGGTGGRTAVAARARQVVKAYGSGETRVVALDHIDVDIARGRFTAIMGPSGSGKSTLMHCLAGLDTVTSGQIHLDETEITGLKDKKLTQLRRDRIGFIFQAFNLLPTLNALENITLPMDIAGRKPDKAWLSQVVETVGLSDRLKHRPTQLSGGQQQRVAVARALAARPEIIFGDEPTGNLDSRAGAEVLGFLRRSVDSLGQTIVMVTHDPVAASYADRVLYLADGRIVDEMHQPTADQVLDRMKDFDARGRTS, via the coding sequence GTGACATCGGCTGTAACCATTCCCAGGCACGGGGGCACTGGAGGGCGTACGGCCGTTGCCGCGCGAGCGCGGCAGGTCGTGAAGGCGTACGGGTCCGGAGAGACCCGTGTCGTCGCCCTGGACCACATCGACGTGGACATAGCGCGGGGGCGGTTCACCGCGATCATGGGCCCCTCGGGTTCCGGCAAGTCCACGCTGATGCACTGCCTCGCCGGGCTCGACACCGTGACGAGCGGACAGATCCACCTCGACGAGACCGAGATCACCGGCCTCAAGGACAAGAAGCTCACGCAGCTGCGCCGGGACCGGATCGGCTTCATCTTCCAGGCGTTCAACCTGCTGCCGACGCTGAACGCGCTGGAGAACATCACGCTCCCGATGGACATCGCGGGCCGCAAGCCGGACAAGGCCTGGCTGAGCCAGGTCGTCGAGACCGTCGGGCTCTCCGACCGCCTCAAGCACCGGCCGACGCAGCTCTCCGGCGGCCAGCAGCAGCGCGTCGCGGTGGCACGGGCGCTCGCCGCCCGGCCCGAGATCATCTTCGGCGACGAGCCGACCGGAAACCTCGACTCCCGGGCCGGCGCCGAGGTACTGGGCTTCCTGCGCCGCTCCGTCGACTCGCTCGGCCAGACCATCGTGATGGTCACGCACGACCCGGTGGCCGCGTCGTACGCGGACCGCGTCCTGTACCTCGCGGACGGCAGGATCGTCGACGAGATGCACCAGCCGACGGCCGACCAGGTGCTCGACCGCATGAAGGACTTCGACGCCCGGGGGCGTACGTCATGA
- a CDS encoding cellulose-binding protein: MSSASVSPHGFPAVRGRGYRPEQVDTYTTALSRDRDAAWERAARLTVLAKEMDGDARRLREAVTRLAPQTYDTLGERARRLFELGEEEATAVREGARGEARHAVDEAEAAGRRVRDAAQEYADGVRAEAEEHARQRLLAARAEADDARIAARREIKENRGEALAALREVRRRTEALLVEHEKEHAGRREEAERVAAERVAAFEAHHAQRVARAEAALAEARSAYAQAEETARHGQEDAAARAAELIAEARVREERIVRETERVLREHGERWDDVRAHMDHVRSSLMTLTGRAPVE, from the coding sequence ATGAGCAGCGCATCGGTGTCGCCGCACGGCTTCCCGGCTGTACGGGGGCGCGGTTACCGTCCCGAGCAGGTCGACACGTACACCACCGCCCTCTCACGGGACCGCGACGCCGCCTGGGAGCGGGCCGCCCGGCTGACCGTCCTGGCCAAGGAGATGGACGGGGACGCGCGGCGGCTGCGCGAGGCCGTGACACGGCTCGCCCCGCAGACGTACGACACGCTCGGCGAACGCGCCCGCCGGCTCTTCGAACTCGGCGAGGAGGAGGCCACGGCCGTGCGTGAGGGCGCGCGCGGCGAGGCCCGGCACGCCGTCGACGAGGCCGAGGCGGCGGGGCGGCGGGTCCGCGACGCCGCCCAGGAGTACGCCGACGGGGTGCGCGCCGAGGCCGAGGAGCATGCCCGGCAGCGGCTGCTCGCCGCCCGCGCCGAGGCCGACGACGCACGGATCGCCGCCCGCCGGGAGATCAAGGAGAACCGCGGGGAGGCACTGGCCGCGCTGCGCGAGGTGCGCCGGCGCACGGAGGCGCTCCTCGTCGAGCACGAGAAGGAGCACGCCGGCCGCCGGGAGGAGGCCGAGCGCGTGGCCGCCGAGCGGGTGGCCGCGTTCGAGGCGCACCACGCACAGCGGGTGGCCCGTGCCGAGGCCGCCCTCGCCGAGGCCCGGAGCGCCTACGCCCAGGCCGAGGAGACGGCGCGGCACGGACAGGAGGACGCGGCGGCGCGGGCCGCCGAACTGATCGCCGAGGCGCGGGTGCGGGAGGAACGGATCGTCCGGGAGACCGAGCGGGTGCTGCGCGAGCACGGCGAGCGGTGGGACGACGTACGGGCGCACATGGACCACGTACGGTCGAGCCTCATGACCCTGACGGGCCGGGCCCCGGTGGAGTAA
- a CDS encoding DUF485 domain-containing protein: protein MPDAFSSPEHQTPHRSHRQPPNPPSYPQQSPPPYPQQSPRPYPEFQDYPEFQDEPVPHSPAYATYPWQPQPPEPPRRRRPRHHALGQHSDIRLLRGAYRRQRRVATLTALGYFTLFLLLSAFAPGLMTSTVSGGLPTGLLLGLLQVPVTCLAIGVYEYTARRGVDPVADRIRKQSELDAKREAAR from the coding sequence ATGCCAGACGCGTTCTCGTCCCCCGAGCACCAGACGCCGCACCGATCACACCGACAGCCCCCGAATCCGCCCTCGTATCCGCAGCAGTCCCCGCCTCCGTATCCGCAGCAGTCCCCGCGCCCGTACCCGGAGTTCCAGGACTATCCGGAGTTCCAGGACGAACCCGTCCCGCACTCCCCCGCGTACGCCACCTACCCCTGGCAGCCGCAGCCTCCCGAGCCTCCGAGGAGGCGGCGGCCGCGGCATCACGCGCTGGGGCAGCACAGCGACATCCGGCTGCTGCGCGGCGCCTATCGCCGGCAGCGGCGGGTGGCGACGCTCACGGCGCTCGGGTACTTCACCCTCTTCCTCCTCCTGTCGGCGTTCGCGCCGGGCCTGATGACGAGCACGGTGTCCGGCGGACTGCCGACCGGGCTGCTGCTCGGGCTGCTGCAGGTGCCCGTGACCTGCCTGGCGATCGGCGTGTACGAGTACACGGCGCGCCGGGGGGTCGACCCGGTGGCGGACCGGATCCGCAAGCAGAGCGAGCTGGACGCGAAGCGGGAGGCGGCCCGATGA
- a CDS encoding YwqJ-related putative deaminase — MNATHTGTSGDPRVGWSSSEAPHTPTLLHRRDGILPTVAAALSVRGATLTGTAARGDQPPALHPLVQDFLDTLTSTQRDRFTGRCAEAILISRHITGLDAARSKRAARKPMTNGEARRALKQAKLTARRIREDGDPLHGSFAAPCRACTALSEHFGVRVVDPTASADA, encoded by the coding sequence ATGAACGCGACGCATACAGGCACGTCCGGGGACCCGCGCGTCGGCTGGAGCAGCTCCGAGGCACCGCACACCCCCACCCTCCTGCACCGCCGGGACGGCATACTTCCGACCGTCGCCGCCGCCCTCTCGGTGCGTGGCGCGACCCTCACGGGCACCGCGGCCCGCGGCGACCAGCCGCCCGCCCTGCACCCGTTGGTCCAGGACTTCCTCGACACCCTCACCAGCACGCAGCGCGACCGCTTCACCGGCCGCTGCGCCGAGGCGATCCTGATCTCCCGGCACATCACCGGCCTGGACGCGGCACGCAGCAAGCGGGCCGCGCGCAAGCCGATGACCAACGGCGAGGCGCGCAGGGCCCTCAAGCAGGCCAAGCTCACCGCGCGTCGCATCCGCGAGGACGGCGACCCGCTGCACGGGAGTTTCGCGGCGCCCTGTCGTGCCTGTACGGCGCTCAGCGAGCACTTCGGTGTCCGCGTCGTCGATCCGACGGCGTCAGCCGACGCCTGA